TTCGATcaataccgctttgttgtctgctctagtgctttttttcattgcctattgtcccgctactcatgaatggtctctttaccTCCTGTAgagagatcatttgcaaagtgtataattacaacgataatccgttttgggtgaaatcacagcataccaaatacctttattttccagaaagAATAAGAAAGCGCGAATTTTCCCTCGCAagtgcgatgatgatgatttaacaCCGCGCAACGAAAAtccgaaactattttgtgattttgtggGGCTTCAAGACGGTGACCTCAACGTTTCACTAAAATCGTCTTTGGTAtcttcttttcataaattatggtttgtaataaaaaaaaaattgttcctgAAGATTACATACCCGTATTCGATATGTTTTccgttgcaatttcaaagagtgaAGGGTGTAAATAAGACTCAAATTATATAgtggatctgaaatcatacccCCAACGCTCTCCTCCtctcgttctacgtttcatttttctttatcttctttttcccttcaaaataaccatgctaccgacgactgttcgtcacaatgagagagagtaaattattttcatctaaTGAAATTGTAACATCTAaattaaaagtgttttattctattcctccattttattcattttttaaccgTTCTGTGATTtttcacaaccgaaaacaaaattaataaataaatcatgaaagatGTGTATCCCGTTTTGTCTCTAtctttttaatcgttcaattaaAACAGTACAGATGTGTTGGAGTCGGTAGGAGACGacagtccaccccccccccttcaggaaacgtatacaaaaacgcgaagtatttttgttttgataaagTGCTGTCATGCTCAAGAAGAAAACGTTCTTGCAATTTCTTAAGCGCCTGcatgttttgtcaataaatgagTAGACATTTACATTGTTTAAATGTTACTATCGTAATATAGAAAGCAGTATTCCTAAAAGCTTTTTTCTACTGCTAAATACGAAAAGCAGTAGGTCATCCTTTTTGGAAGGgcagaggataaacggtgttctaaattgctttattttctttttatttcctttgaataaacatataaaataaTAGCAATACgatgagagaatgaaagaacgcGGGGGAGGGTTCAAAGtgcaccaggggcccgttttatagaaaaatttgtttacaaattttcaataacactggaaagctactgaaatcattctatgtgactggcggatggtatttttttaattgcgcatttgtcaatataaagtgtaagctacatgtatttaaaaatggtaccaggggattttttttttttttttcctttccctggtttctaacctgtaactgAATGTATTATCTACCGCTTTCATTCTCTTTCCTATATCTATAGTATTTTTatatcccctcccttctacaccttttttcctcttagttcttctcatttaaataatatctgtatcgtcttccttctccccgatttggattacgaggtatatacccgtCCCATCCCCTCTATCCATTCTCTCTGATgtttttcttctcagtacctgtcattttacattacatctaactcccccccccccctctctctctcttcatcggaaaTCGTTCCGAGAGTATGCCTCgattttgccaacttgtattgaTCGGAGATTGTTGCATTTGTGAGCCTCTTATCCTATTGCATCGTGGCCATCATGtcgaaaatttagggggggggttcTCCCAGATTCTCAAATAAAGTCCcgaaaaactttttaaaagtactgttgtaactgtcatttcacaataaattttatatcatcttccattttcaaTAATAATGGGTAGATATCTATcgcaaaagaaaatatgatgataatgatcatcgTATAATAATGCACGattaaactatttttttgtgaacttggggcttagggttatggcaagacaaaggcctcaatctttcactaaaaTAGTAAGATAATCTGAAATCACACCTCCCGACTCtctccttgtcactttctacgtttcttttTTATCTCACTTTTCTCTCAAAAAGAGTCATGCTAGCAACTACTAAAAGTaagagaaattattttattattattgttatattataatatgaCATCCGCaattaaaagtgtttttttatttgttctttcgttttgttctagTGTTGATTTGTATCCTTAATTTCACAACCAAAAACACATgtagtaatcatggtaataaataaatcattaaaacaaatcataatagttagaattcatttttgcctctatcgttttaatcgttcaatctaatagtacagaggcggcggagttggtaggaagtttcagtcctcaccccttcagcaaacatgtacaaaaaatccgaagtctatataaatttgtaatttttcttctgGCCGATCCACTCCCTCCAACTatcagctcaacccctccattatcaaaaaCGCTCAGCGGCCCGTTTTTTATGTAagaaatcagatattttggttttgatgctaaccagggtaagcgACCCAAATGTTTGTTTGCAGTAACGGGAACAGAAACGGGTGGGTCGGATTTTTATTCTAaatgaatcttttctaccacgctatttgccggtaaaaaaaaaaaaaaattgcgaaaaaaaagaagaaaatcggAGAGAGTGCAAGTCAGAACATTTCtatctggaggggggggggggggtaggtcaaacaataataataataaaaagtcaTCAGTTTGACAAGGGTCCGAGGACCGAGTTGCGACAAACAAACGTTGTGGGATTATTTTAGTAATCTATAACccaaaaataaagtcatgttgttattcgtttaagtGGATATTGatggaattttagcaaaagTGCACTTGTCTATTAGCcattttatctctgtctctcattctctctcgttctgaacatttttttaaaaataatttccctaaatgattcttctttcatccttatatgcatcatcaccaaGGGGAGGCGCTTTTATGCAATTaatatgaatcactgacggatgtcataagcacctacGTGTTGTTGGTAAATGAGACAAAGTTTGTTGCTTTTAGTTCcggtatgttggtcgaaataaaaaaaaagtattcataaaagctttttgtattgctaagtacgaaaagcattcaataAGTCATCCTCTCGATAAACACTAATCTCCCTTTTGCTCGGGTCGTTGACCAtttgtatcctgctcttttcggaaggaatttgtttgagtggccgccctgacattcttttgttcgggtagtgcggatatcatgaaatacatggacgtttcccttttgaaaagagcataagATGAATGGTGCGCTAAactgttttcttttctcttttttttacagaatagtagacaaaaataatgagaagagagatgattatattatggggagggaaaaagttcaaaagtgcaccgagatcagctcaaagtactaatACGTTACTCTCGTACAAGCTTTTTTGTTTatctgaaaatacaatcgatcgatgaaaccgaggagatatcattctagaGTGAAATCtccttgatgaaaaaaataataatacgaAAATGGGGgataaacgcgtagcttattacgtgacgatcttgcagaaaagatgttagtgtacgatatggatcaaatcacgtgatcagaacaaatcacgtgatcaggccttttGCGCacgcgtacgtgctcgtcaccAAATTTATTCTTCCCCGTCTgactccaacgaaaaaatcgggtaaagttaaaatgatttcctattttcagaatttttccccacgtagctgtatatttttttcattctgttatcgaaataggtttataaaggaagtagtggcagaggttttagtaaataacaattacgaaaaagctgcaaaacttcatcgaattaaaccaaaaaaatctcggcttctgtagaagcccgtcgtagctaagtgaacgactcgctgggcttctgtggaagcccgtcgcacgcaaagggttaagatACACAATCATTCTCAATTTGAGATTACTTAGCATTAATCTCTATATTTCTTTTAAGGCAGTTGTAAGATTTGATTATattataaagcaaataatcaccTTTTGGTTTTAGGAGACAAGACATGGAGCTAAAATTAATATCAGGCTCCCTTTCCTCGCATTAGATTGGGAAAAAAACTACATCTTATCTGCTCTTTTCTCAGATGAttagggtgtttcacaaaagtTCAATGCGACTTCATGTCATTATTCAGCTCACTGCCACACTGAAGAACACATAATAATGCACTACCCCTCAGTATGATCTGGCTAATGTGGTGATATGCCTCATGCAACTAGAAATTTAAGTACAGTATTCTAGTTAGAATGAAATCTTTGTCAATCACCACCATGTTATCATACATATAACTAACCTCTTTATCAAAGAACACACCTCCAAAGTCTGATATCACATCTCCCGCCTGGATGCATGTGACCTTGATGCCCTGATCTTTGACCTCCATACGTAATGACCTTGACACACCCTCAACAAAGAATTTACTTCCTGTGTATACTGCTAGTAATGGGAACGCCTAGTGTAAAGAATGAAACAATCTATAGATGAACATGGTTAGTTAACAGAAAGGCCTAGAATAAACAGCAGAATGAAAGGAAAATGTGAACTACAGGGAGAAAGGCAACATTACATGAAATGTGTGTTTAATTTTCTTAACATGCCACTAACTTTGCATGACAAATCTTCATTTGTTTTCTCAAGCATGTAACTTGATTGTACATTTAGAGAATACTTAACAgcaatagaaaatgaaatatcacatTGGAGATATAATCAAACAAAGAAAGGCCCTTAACAGTAAGAAAATATACATTGCgtatcaattatcaaaatgatgaaatattgttaaaaaataattcattacgATTAGCAAGACAAAACTGATTATGACAAATACTAGGTAAAAGTTGAATTGATAAAACAAATGTTGCTGATTTCCATTAAAAGGGGAATTACAAAGATACAGGCAGACTGTTACAAAGTTAATATGAGTTATACTCACCACTCTGCCTGCATTAGATGATATATTAACAATATGTCCACTCTGTCTTTCAATCATTCCTGGAAGAACTGCTCCTATCCCATTCAATACTCCCTATTACATGAAAAGATATTATTCAGAATATGTCAAACTTTGAGTAATTAACCTGAAATGCAATAAAGTAAATTAGATAGTATTAATAAACATACTTATGAATAATCATCCCATCTTCAACCATCTAATAAACTATCAGAGCCTATGAGGTTAAACATTTGGTCCATCCCCCCATATAAAGTTTCAGGCACTTTTAAGTTCATTAAAATACTCCATTGCATGAATGACCCAAACTCTTATGGTATGgatggtacatgtatgaaaaatgaaaaaaaatatatgtttcagTGAATGTGATGATGATCTTGCATAAAATCTATTTCAGTCAGTTAACCTTTGAAAGAATTAGGGGACCATccaattttggaatgaaatataTTGTTACATATATGTGGTAGTTTTATTTTGGACATTCGATAtaggcattggcggcggaagccaacacatttagggggggtccacttgaaattttgggatgggcaaagtttaaaaatttgacaagcaaaaaaaaaaggggggaccATCTCCcaacctcaaatttaggggggaggtcccccccccccgcctatgCATATGGGTATTGTAGTCGGTGAGGGGAACATTAATAGTTACATAGGCTATACTTTTTGTTGGACAAATAGAGATTAATTGCTCTAATTTAAGTATTTTATTcagaaataacataaataaCAAAAGTAAAACAGCAAAGAATACATGGTTGGAACTTGACTTCTATGACTATTTGTAAAAGACCAATGGAatgtaaaggggaagttcacctttACGAGAAGTTTCTTTTGATAAACACAGAATTTATTTTTGAAGGTTTGATTAAAATCTGTCAACGAACAACAGAGATCATCACTGACGAGCAGTTCCTCTATGTCATGTGATAATAAATTTCCCAAAATACCATTCTCTGAATTTATTTTACAGGATATTGGGAAGCTGTTCGCAGATGATgtaaaaaatttaaattttgaaatttcataactcttattctttaatggattttcatcaaaccaatatttttctcatttttttttcttttactaacACCAAATCATTATCAGGGGGAACTTCCCtttaaaattatacattatcTTTGTTGATCATCCCATTTAAACCCTTTcttggaatccttgattttgaatgttaccattgttaaatggaaaaattacaattaatgaaactttttttatgGAACAGGGTCATTGTCTACATTCTGCATGGAATTATGATACACTCACTTACTTTGCAGTTAATATCAACCATTTTATCCCATGCATCTTCGTGTAGATTCTTCATGTATGTGATATATCCTACTCCAGCATTGTTGACCAGGATATCTACAGCACCAAATTCTTCTTCTGTCTTCTTGACTAAATCTTTAACCTGATGGGGAAAAACGACATAACAGTATATATAGCATATTTCTATCACAGGCGTCATTATCTTCTATGGCAAggctgaaaattttataaaaacagCCTATATTGATAACCAATATGATTTAATTCATATAGGAAACAATTAAACAATGATATACATTTGAAAAGAAAGCTGGTGGGTTGTGTAATGACTTGAATTCACCATcagcaaaacaaaaatagttCCTGCATTGAAATTGAACTTGTTCAAATCACAGTCAGATAACTCATTAAACATGATTGATATTAGTAATAAATATCATTAAACAGTCACTAGGGTAAGGAGTTTAAACAAAACTGTACCTGTTGTCTTACTGTGACATCAGTTTTCACATACATGGATTTCCCTCCAACTTCTTCAATCTGATTTTTCAcactttgtaatttttcttctcGTCTGGCTGCCAGGCACACTGATACTCCAGCTTTGGCTAGCTCCAAAGCAATGCCGACACCAATACCATTGGAGGCtcctgttactatggcaacctTTCCTTGAAGGAGCTCTGTAATTCAGAAACAAACAATATATTTGAataacagatgaaaaaaaagtgcTGCTAATATCTAAAGCTTAGCCACCATGAGTAGACCTGTATTTAATCATCCTCCCATCGTTCCCAATGAGGTAGGCCTTAATGCTAGACGAAGTATAATTATTTTCCTATTTACACCAATTTATACATCATCGTTGACCATCAAGACCTGATCATCACCGTCACTATCAACATCAACattttatcatgatcatcattcatcatcggAAAGTTCCTTTTGCGACAGCCATCCtcacccccgggggggggggcactcagtatataatgcatagtgggtatgtgccgcggaggggacccccatttttacactcaaatttccgttccaaggcatagcatttttgtcttattgagaaaaagaacaaagaaagccgctccaaggcatagcatttccttcttatcgagaaaaaagaagaaagaaatccgctccaaagcttcgcatatttttcgttacgccgttccggtcgcattgatctgctacaattttggtgaaaagcggccgtagagcgcttttcgaccatcgcctaagcgcgagcgcacccggcggaggccgcgctagctgcgccatgcacgattgcccgttccatagggatgcatacgcactcacagagatacggagatccgttccgaggacccccgttttcacaaacatttgtagttccgaagcccgttccgaggaccctcctttttacaataagcccgctccaaggcccccgttttttgcctcgcccgcggcacacccctaccacttttttggtcgagtgcccccccccccccccgggtcctCACCTGATCACCCTAccctaaataatttttttttctctctttggcCTGGGTAGCTGTCGCAAAAGGAACTCTtccctcatcatcaccatcattcattatcattaacTGTCACCACCATTTCATTGCCACCACTGTACAGGACTCAGGATGGAGTCTTGAAATATCAAAAGCATGCTATATTcttgaccaaaagcttcagtcttgttatgttggttgttccgctgaactacgttggctccactcaccaaatacatagACCGAAgatctagcgcgatctgtacaggggactcaatggccatatgtttatgtacttaagctcggataaaacggggaagtgaagttgcgcgacagccgaagtaagtcactgtttttccccttttaagtttatttttccccgatttggtgcatttcaggccaaaaggGAATAATAATCTCTATTTTGGTTCaattctttttcaatatttttatgaaataaagacaaaaatcgatgtgccccgtcggggggattttgcattgttcacCCCCtataatggtggctgca
This is a stretch of genomic DNA from Lytechinus pictus isolate F3 Inbred unplaced genomic scaffold, Lp3.0 scaffold_19, whole genome shotgun sequence. It encodes these proteins:
- the LOC129260800 gene encoding uncharacterized protein LOC129260800, which codes for MATSSSVIQGSKELLQGKVAIVTGASNGIGVGIALELAKAGVSVCLAARREEKLQSVKNQIEEVGGKSMYVKTDVTVRQQVKDLVKKTEEEFGAVDILVNNAGVGYITYMKNLHEDAWDKMVDINCKGVLNGIGAVLPGMIERQSGHIVNISSNAGRVAFPLLAVYTGSKFFVEGVSRSLRMEVKDQGIKVTCIQAGDVISDFGGVFFDKEALEAYGVLDEKKCMKPEDIGRAIVYAVSQPQCVGVNEILIEPTQLPYV